In Streptomyces chartreusis, the following proteins share a genomic window:
- a CDS encoding L-rhamnose mutarotase, whose amino-acid sequence MRVALHTKVRADRIDRYEAAHREVPVELTDAIRAAGATSWTIWRSGTDLFHVLDCEDYGRLLAELKELPVNVAWQARMVELLDVVHDYSDEGAEAGLPVVWELP is encoded by the coding sequence ATGAGGGTCGCCCTGCACACCAAGGTCCGCGCGGACCGGATCGACCGCTACGAGGCGGCCCACCGGGAGGTGCCGGTCGAGCTCACGGACGCGATCCGGGCCGCCGGCGCCACCTCCTGGACGATCTGGCGCAGCGGCACCGACCTCTTCCACGTCCTGGACTGCGAGGACTACGGCCGCCTCCTCGCCGAGCTGAAGGAGCTGCCGGTCAACGTGGCCTGGCAGGCCCGCATGGTCGAGCTGCTCGACGTGGTGCACGACTACTCCGACGAGGGCGCCGAGGCCGGCCTGCCCGTCGTGTGGGAGCTGCCGTGA
- a CDS encoding amidohydrolase family protein, producing MTIVDAHHHVWDLSVRDQDWIRGPEFQPLRRNFGVGDLAPEARAAGVGRTVLVQTITVPEETPEFLALAAGHELIAGVVGWTDLTRPDIADELSRLRELPGGRYLKGIRHQVQGEADPQWLLRADVRRGLAAVAEAGLVYDLVVLPHQLPACVEAAADLPGLTFVLDHSGKPPIASGAREPWTRDVRALAALPNTVCKLSGLVTEADLADWTVTDLRPYADAVLEAFGPGRLMFGSDWPVCTLAATYAEVLDAAAELTAALSGAERTQVFQGTAAGVYGL from the coding sequence GTGACGATCGTCGACGCCCACCACCATGTGTGGGACCTGTCGGTGCGCGACCAGGACTGGATCAGGGGACCCGAATTCCAGCCGCTGAGAAGGAACTTCGGTGTCGGCGACCTCGCCCCCGAGGCGCGGGCGGCCGGAGTCGGCCGTACCGTCCTCGTCCAGACGATCACCGTCCCGGAGGAGACCCCGGAGTTCCTGGCGCTCGCCGCCGGGCACGAGCTGATCGCGGGAGTCGTCGGCTGGACCGACCTCACCCGCCCCGACATCGCCGACGAGCTGTCCCGGCTGCGTGAGCTGCCCGGCGGCCGGTACCTCAAGGGCATCCGCCACCAGGTCCAGGGCGAGGCGGACCCGCAATGGCTGCTGCGCGCGGACGTACGACGCGGACTGGCGGCCGTGGCGGAGGCCGGCCTGGTCTACGACCTCGTGGTGCTGCCCCACCAGCTCCCCGCCTGCGTCGAAGCGGCCGCCGACCTCCCCGGACTCACCTTCGTCCTGGACCACTCGGGCAAACCGCCGATCGCCTCCGGCGCCCGCGAACCCTGGACCCGTGACGTCCGTGCCCTCGCCGCACTCCCCAACACCGTCTGCAAACTCTCCGGCCTCGTCACCGAGGCCGACCTCGCCGACTGGACGGTGACCGACCTGCGCCCGTACGCCGACGCGGTACTGGAGGCCTTCGGCCCCGGGCGCCTGATGTTCGGCTCGGACTGGCCGGTGTGCACGCTCGCGGCGACGTACGCCGAAGTGCTCGACGCCGCCGCGGAGTTGACCGCCGCGCTCTCCGGTGCCGAGCGCACCCAGGTCTTCCAGGGCACCGCCGCCGGCGTCTACGGTCTTTGA
- a CDS encoding L-fuconate dehydratase → MSQAPGTPTRVTAVDTYDIRFPTSRELDGSDAMNPDPDYSAAYVVLRTDAADGHEGHGFTFTIGRGNEIQVAAIEALRGHVVGRPVEELCGDPGILNRDLIGDSQLRWLGPEKGVMHMAIGAVMNAVWDLAAKRAGKPVWRLLADADPEWIVRQIDFRYITDALTPEEALALLRRGREGAPERTARLLERGYPAYTTSAGWLGYDDDKLGRLAAEAVADGFRQIKLKVGADLEDDVRRCRVAREVVGPDIRMAIDANQRWDVAEAIRWTKALAEFDPYWIEEPTSPDDVLGHAAIREAVAPVKVATGEHVQNRVVFKQLLQAGALDVLQIDAARVGGVNENLAILLLAAKFGVPVCPHAGGVGLCELVQHLSMFDYVAVTGTTEDRVIEYVDHLHDHFLDPVVIREGHYTAPTAPGFSAAMRPESIARYTFPDGAFWAADRDEKKGHAA, encoded by the coding sequence GTGTCCCAGGCCCCCGGCACCCCCACCCGCGTCACCGCGGTCGACACCTATGACATCCGCTTCCCCACCTCGCGCGAGCTCGACGGCTCCGACGCGATGAACCCGGACCCCGACTACTCGGCCGCGTACGTCGTGCTGCGCACCGACGCGGCGGACGGCCACGAGGGGCACGGATTCACCTTCACCATCGGGCGGGGGAACGAGATCCAGGTCGCCGCGATCGAGGCGCTGCGCGGCCATGTCGTGGGCCGGCCCGTCGAGGAGCTGTGCGGGGACCCGGGGATCCTCAACCGCGACCTGATCGGCGACAGCCAGCTGCGCTGGCTCGGCCCCGAGAAGGGCGTGATGCACATGGCGATCGGCGCGGTCATGAACGCCGTGTGGGACCTGGCCGCCAAGCGCGCGGGCAAGCCCGTGTGGCGGCTCCTCGCCGACGCCGACCCGGAGTGGATCGTTCGGCAGATCGACTTCCGGTACATCACCGACGCGCTCACGCCCGAGGAGGCCCTCGCCCTGCTGCGCCGGGGCCGCGAGGGCGCGCCGGAACGCACGGCCCGGCTGCTGGAGCGTGGCTACCCCGCCTACACCACCTCCGCCGGCTGGCTCGGCTACGACGACGACAAGCTCGGCCGGCTCGCCGCCGAGGCCGTCGCCGACGGCTTCCGCCAGATCAAGCTGAAGGTCGGCGCCGACCTGGAGGACGACGTACGGCGCTGCCGTGTCGCCCGCGAGGTCGTCGGGCCGGACATCCGCATGGCGATCGACGCCAACCAGCGCTGGGACGTGGCCGAGGCGATCCGCTGGACCAAGGCCCTCGCAGAGTTCGACCCGTACTGGATCGAGGAGCCCACCAGCCCCGACGACGTCCTCGGCCACGCCGCCATCCGTGAGGCCGTCGCCCCGGTCAAGGTGGCCACCGGCGAGCATGTGCAGAACCGGGTCGTCTTCAAGCAGCTCCTCCAGGCCGGCGCCCTCGACGTCCTCCAGATCGACGCGGCCCGCGTCGGCGGCGTCAACGAGAACCTCGCCATCCTGCTGCTGGCCGCCAAGTTCGGCGTACCGGTCTGCCCGCACGCGGGCGGCGTCGGGCTGTGCGAACTCGTCCAGCACCTGTCGATGTTCGACTACGTGGCGGTCACCGGCACCACCGAGGACCGGGTCATCGAGTACGTCGACCATCTGCACGACCACTTCCTCGACCCGGTGGTGATCAGGGAAGGTCACTACACGGCACCCACCGCGCCGGGCTTCTCGGCCGCCATGCGGCCCGAGTCGATCGCGCGGTACACGTTCCCGGACGGCGCCTTCTGGGCCGCCGACCGCGATGAGAAGAAGGGGCACGCGGCATGA
- a CDS encoding ABC transporter permease, whose protein sequence is MADTKAPPALPLKVPDARAARTVLLRRARELALVPALLLLLVLGAVVNDSFLTERNLISILGASAALAMVVLAESLVLITGKFDLSLESVVGIAPAVGALLVLPAAQSGWGTELPAALSLLAILLVGAAVGAFNGILVVKFKLNAFIVTLAMLIVLRGLLVGATKGKTLFGMPESFYSLATTTFIGIPMSVWLAAAAFAIAGFVLKYHRIGRALYAIGGNADAARAAGIRVERVMLGVFVVAGTLAAVGGIIQTGYVGAISANQGNNMIFTVFAAAVIGGISLDGGKGTMFGALTGVLLLGVVQNLLTLAQVPSFWIQAIYGGIILIALMIARVTTGRAQD, encoded by the coding sequence ATGGCTGACACCAAGGCCCCACCGGCCCTGCCCCTGAAGGTGCCGGACGCCCGTGCCGCCAGGACCGTCCTGCTCCGCCGCGCCCGCGAACTCGCCCTCGTCCCGGCGCTGCTGCTGCTCCTGGTGCTCGGCGCGGTGGTCAACGACTCGTTCCTCACCGAGCGGAACCTGATCTCGATCCTCGGCGCGTCCGCCGCGCTCGCGATGGTCGTGCTGGCCGAGTCGCTGGTCCTGATCACCGGCAAGTTCGACCTGTCCCTCGAATCCGTCGTCGGCATCGCGCCCGCCGTCGGCGCGCTGCTCGTGCTGCCCGCCGCGCAGTCCGGCTGGGGCACCGAACTCCCCGCCGCCCTGTCCCTGCTGGCGATCCTCCTGGTGGGCGCGGCCGTGGGTGCCTTCAACGGCATCCTGGTCGTGAAGTTCAAGCTCAACGCGTTCATCGTGACGCTCGCGATGCTGATCGTCCTGCGAGGGCTGCTGGTCGGCGCGACCAAGGGCAAGACCCTGTTCGGGATGCCCGAGAGCTTCTACTCCCTGGCCACCACCACCTTCATCGGCATCCCGATGTCGGTGTGGCTCGCGGCCGCCGCCTTCGCGATCGCCGGGTTCGTCCTCAAGTACCACCGCATCGGACGCGCCCTGTACGCCATCGGCGGCAACGCGGACGCCGCCCGCGCGGCCGGCATCCGGGTCGAGCGCGTGATGCTCGGCGTGTTCGTCGTCGCGGGCACCCTCGCGGCCGTCGGCGGGATCATCCAGACCGGCTACGTCGGCGCGATCAGCGCCAACCAGGGCAACAACATGATCTTCACCGTGTTCGCGGCCGCGGTGATCGGCGGCATCAGCCTCGACGGCGGCAAGGGCACCATGTTCGGCGCCCTGACGGGCGTACTCCTTCTGGGCGTGGTCCAGAACCTGCTCACCCTCGCCCAGGTCCCGTCGTTCTGGATCCAGGCCATCTACGGCGGAATCATCCTGATCGCCCTCATGATCGCCCGTGTCACCACGGGCCGGGCCCAGGACTGA
- a CDS encoding cupin domain-containing protein — MASQQDPVRVVTPDGRRPGPRTPGMDRQEAFATEGTWSGFVRTEAGMVSGWHHHGNWESVIYVLTGALRMEFGPDGANAVEAGPGDFIHVPKGAVHRESNPSAGPADIIVVRAGAGGESTFNVDGPERT, encoded by the coding sequence ATGGCCAGTCAGCAGGACCCGGTCAGGGTCGTCACGCCCGATGGCCGAAGGCCGGGGCCCCGTACCCCGGGGATGGACCGGCAGGAGGCGTTCGCCACCGAGGGGACCTGGTCGGGGTTCGTCCGCACCGAGGCCGGCATGGTCTCCGGCTGGCACCACCACGGGAACTGGGAATCGGTGATCTACGTCCTCACCGGCGCGCTGCGCATGGAGTTCGGCCCGGACGGCGCGAACGCGGTGGAGGCAGGCCCAGGTGACTTCATCCACGTTCCCAAGGGCGCCGTCCACCGGGAGAGCAACCCTTCGGCCGGGCCCGCCGACATCATCGTCGTGCGAGCCGGCGCCGGAGGTGAGTCGACCTTCAACGTCGACGGGCCGGAGCGGACCTGA
- a CDS encoding DUF6777 domain-containing protein, producing the protein MSEADNGDEFPDDRREDVVRTPTRTILTACALSAALLVAGCVGGSDTNTPSGEDLFLQPAADGGPDPFTASTTTAEAAAAPLTRTPQPVQSGRTGPQSLSGETPGLYGGTRGAGSCDVQRQIDALAADRTRARVFAQAAGVSRTSIPGYLRSLTSVVLRVDTRVTNHGFRDGMGTGYQSVLQAGTAVLVDAHGVPRVRCACGNPLAPPGGTRGESGVGGRGWSGYEPGRVVVVAPAPQVIADITIINVVDNTWIERPVGHRGHDHDHVVPPAKPMPPDRDEPRHDRPGHDSGTPTPTPSHESEPASPPERTPADCVTPDATVTPGATDIQADAPSDAGRRPDDCPTATVAPTAPPSSADPGRSTHASPEEPSAPASRTEPETSPGSSEEVGPEAVPDGPDTPDGGGLIPDDPGATGSIFGSPTDVFDG; encoded by the coding sequence GTGAGTGAAGCAGACAATGGTGACGAATTTCCCGACGACCGGCGGGAGGACGTGGTGCGGACACCCACCCGAACCATCCTCACGGCCTGCGCGCTCTCGGCGGCACTCCTCGTCGCCGGCTGCGTCGGCGGCAGCGACACGAACACGCCATCCGGCGAGGACCTCTTCCTCCAGCCCGCGGCGGACGGTGGACCCGATCCCTTCACGGCCTCCACGACGACCGCAGAGGCCGCCGCCGCGCCGCTCACCCGAACGCCGCAGCCGGTGCAGTCGGGGCGCACCGGCCCCCAGTCCCTGTCCGGTGAGACACCCGGGCTGTACGGCGGCACCCGCGGAGCCGGGAGCTGCGACGTCCAGCGGCAGATCGACGCCCTCGCCGCCGACCGGACCAGGGCCCGCGTCTTCGCCCAGGCCGCAGGCGTCTCCCGGACGTCGATACCCGGCTATCTGCGCAGCCTGACCTCGGTCGTGCTGCGGGTGGACACCCGGGTCACCAACCACGGGTTCCGCGACGGGATGGGCACCGGCTACCAGTCCGTCCTCCAGGCGGGCACCGCCGTCCTCGTCGACGCCCACGGAGTGCCCCGCGTCCGCTGCGCCTGCGGCAACCCGCTCGCCCCGCCCGGCGGGACCCGGGGTGAGAGCGGCGTCGGCGGCCGGGGCTGGTCCGGGTACGAGCCGGGCCGGGTGGTCGTGGTGGCGCCGGCGCCCCAGGTGATCGCCGACATCACGATCATCAACGTCGTCGACAACACCTGGATCGAGCGGCCGGTCGGCCATCGGGGTCACGACCACGACCATGTCGTACCGCCGGCGAAGCCGATGCCTCCCGACCGGGACGAGCCCCGGCACGACCGGCCCGGACACGACAGCGGCACGCCGACGCCCACGCCCTCCCACGAGAGCGAGCCCGCCTCGCCCCCGGAGCGGACACCGGCCGACTGCGTGACCCCGGACGCCACCGTCACCCCCGGTGCCACGGACATCCAGGCCGACGCCCCCTCGGACGCGGGCCGACGGCCCGACGACTGCCCCACGGCCACCGTCGCTCCGACGGCCCCGCCCTCCTCGGCCGACCCCGGCCGCAGCACCCACGCCTCGCCCGAAGAGCCCAGCGCCCCCGCCTCCCGCACCGAGCCCGAGACCTCCCCCGGCTCCTCGGAGGAGGTCGGTCCAGAGGCGGTCCCGGACGGCCCTGACACGCCCGACGGCGGCGGGCTGATCCCCGACGATCCCGGCGCGACCGGCAGCATCTTCGGCAGCCCCACCGACGTGTTCGACGGCTGA
- a CDS encoding lipase maturation factor family protein, whose protein sequence is MDWFVAPDYWTSRLVFQRALAGVYLVAFLTAALQFRALMGERGMLPVPRFVAQVRFRAAPSLFQLHYSDRFFAGCAWSGCAVSAALLAGVDSLVPLWAAMLLWLVPWALYLSIVNVGQTWYSFGWESLLLEVGFLAVLLGNDEVAPPVVVLFLLRWILFRVEFGAGLIKMRGDACWRKLTCLDHHHETQPMPGPLSWFFHHLPKPLHRVEVAANHFTQLVVPLLLFTPQPVATAAAALMIVTQLWLVLSGNFSWLNWITIVLALSALAFPSDPPSVPEAPLWYEVVVLAVAALLLFLSYRPVANMVSRRQVMNRSFDPLHLVNTYGAFGSVSRIRYEVVVEGTADDVPREDSDWREYEFKGKPGDPRRWPRQFAPYHLRLDWLMWFAALSPAYAGPWFGALVERLLENDRDTLGLLRRSPFPPDAPPRHIRARLFRYRYTTWRELRETGACWERTYVREYLPPTRLAGMAQKS, encoded by the coding sequence GTGGACTGGTTCGTCGCACCGGACTACTGGACGAGCCGGCTGGTCTTCCAGCGGGCTCTGGCCGGCGTGTACCTCGTCGCGTTCCTGACGGCGGCCCTTCAGTTCCGGGCGCTGATGGGCGAGCGGGGGATGCTGCCCGTGCCGCGCTTCGTCGCGCAGGTGCGCTTCAGGGCGGCCCCGAGCCTGTTCCAACTCCACTATTCGGACCGGTTCTTCGCCGGCTGTGCCTGGTCGGGCTGCGCGGTGTCGGCGGCGCTGCTGGCGGGAGTGGACTCTTTGGTGCCCCTGTGGGCCGCAATGCTGCTGTGGCTCGTCCCGTGGGCGCTGTATCTCTCGATCGTGAACGTCGGCCAGACCTGGTACTCGTTCGGCTGGGAGTCGCTGCTCCTCGAGGTGGGCTTCCTCGCCGTGCTGCTGGGCAACGACGAGGTGGCGCCACCGGTCGTGGTGCTGTTCCTGCTGCGCTGGATCCTGTTCCGCGTCGAGTTCGGCGCTGGCCTGATCAAGATGCGCGGCGACGCCTGCTGGCGGAAGCTGACCTGCCTCGACCACCATCACGAGACCCAGCCGATGCCGGGGCCGCTGAGCTGGTTCTTCCACCATCTGCCGAAGCCGCTGCACCGCGTCGAGGTGGCCGCCAACCACTTCACCCAACTCGTCGTGCCCCTCCTCCTCTTCACCCCGCAGCCCGTCGCGACGGCCGCCGCAGCCCTGATGATCGTCACCCAGCTGTGGCTGGTGCTGTCGGGCAACTTCTCCTGGCTGAACTGGATCACCATCGTCCTGGCCCTGTCGGCGCTGGCCTTCCCGAGCGATCCGCCGTCCGTGCCGGAGGCGCCGCTCTGGTACGAGGTGGTGGTCCTGGCGGTCGCCGCCCTGCTGCTGTTCCTCAGCTACCGCCCGGTCGCGAACATGGTCTCCCGCCGCCAGGTCATGAACCGCTCCTTCGACCCGCTCCATCTGGTCAACACCTACGGCGCGTTCGGCAGCGTCAGCCGGATCCGCTACGAGGTGGTCGTCGAGGGGACGGCCGACGACGTGCCGCGCGAGGACTCGGACTGGCGGGAGTACGAGTTCAAGGGCAAGCCGGGCGACCCCCGCCGCTGGCCGCGCCAGTTCGCGCCGTACCACCTGCGGCTCGACTGGCTGATGTGGTTCGCCGCCCTGTCCCCCGCCTACGCGGGCCCATGGTTCGGCGCTCTGGTGGAACGGCTCCTGGAGAACGACCGCGACACCCTCGGACTTCTGCGCCGCTCCCCGTTCCCGCCCGACGCCCCGCCCCGCCACATCCGCGCCCGCCTGTTCCGCTACCGCTACACGACCTGGCGTGAGCTCCGGGAGACGGGCGCTTGCTGGGAACGGACTTATGTTCGGGAGTATCTGCCGCCCACCCGGCTGGCGGGGATGGCCCAGAAGTCATGA
- a CDS encoding SpoIIE family protein phosphatase — MVDRGASALSLPDDWPAHPDPILALNRMGTFDWDLDNGVFHMDAQAHEVFDLRPDEYDGNPATLAVRVPPPEGYRLDGLVSQAMKDGSENYGTYFRIRCRDGTMRWTHTQGYIRRDETGRPRRIVGIVRVATEELAELEQRHQQAADDEARRQQTSVVQLTTAALAHARTIQDVIDVLKDTHGLTHLGATSLVMGLVEAGRIRLVAEGPSGSFVPGTLITRIDEQYPMSEVVRTLSPRFIESPEEFADSYPVLWPHITDLHITSAAYMPLIAQARPIGAIGLLYNDRRGFTSDERNVLVALGSSIAQSLQRAMFYEQEKDLASGLQQAMLPRTIPSVPGADVAVRYRSASLGRDIGGDWYDLIPLPGGRVGAVIGDVQGHDTHAAAVMGQLRIVLRAYAAEGHTPATVMARASVFLHELDTDRFATCLYAEADLSTGVVQVVRAGHIDPLVREPGGACRRVSVEGGLPLGLSAEFGQLEYPVGTIELDSDHTLLLCTDGLVEQPGTDLDDGMQTLTALIATGPKDVRDLADRLIDVAEERGGDDDVALLLLRRRVLDAPQPGGRLQQHVAPGDPEALTAARHMIRAAVRAWGAADRADEIELVADELITNALMHTEGSAVVTLRVLAGSERRLRVEVEDSSSALPRRREAGESGVSGRGLLLVDLLTDVWGVEARGGGKAVWCEFIVPERP, encoded by the coding sequence ATGGTTGATCGGGGAGCGAGCGCCCTGTCACTCCCGGACGACTGGCCCGCCCACCCGGACCCGATCCTGGCGCTCAACCGCATGGGCACCTTCGACTGGGACCTGGACAACGGCGTCTTCCACATGGACGCCCAGGCCCACGAGGTCTTCGACCTGCGCCCCGACGAATACGACGGCAACCCGGCGACCCTGGCGGTCCGGGTGCCGCCGCCGGAGGGCTACCGGCTGGACGGCCTGGTCTCCCAGGCGATGAAGGACGGCAGCGAGAACTACGGCACCTACTTCCGCATCCGCTGCCGCGACGGCACCATGCGCTGGACCCACACCCAGGGCTACATCCGCCGCGACGAGACGGGCCGCCCGCGCCGCATCGTCGGCATCGTCCGCGTGGCCACCGAGGAACTCGCCGAGCTCGAGCAGCGGCATCAGCAGGCCGCCGACGACGAGGCCAGGCGCCAGCAGACCAGCGTCGTCCAGCTCACCACGGCCGCCCTCGCCCACGCCCGCACCATCCAGGACGTCATCGACGTCCTCAAGGACACCCACGGCCTCACCCATCTCGGCGCCACCAGCCTCGTCATGGGCCTGGTCGAGGCCGGCCGCATCCGGCTGGTCGCCGAGGGCCCCTCGGGCAGCTTCGTGCCCGGCACCCTGATCACCCGAATAGACGAGCAGTACCCGATGAGCGAGGTCGTACGGACCCTCAGCCCGCGGTTCATCGAGTCGCCGGAGGAGTTCGCGGACAGCTACCCGGTCCTCTGGCCGCACATCACCGACCTGCACATCACGTCCGCCGCCTACATGCCGCTGATCGCCCAGGCCCGGCCCATCGGCGCCATCGGCCTGCTCTACAACGACCGGCGAGGCTTCACCTCGGACGAGCGCAACGTCCTCGTCGCCCTCGGCAGCAGCATCGCGCAGAGCCTTCAGCGGGCCATGTTCTACGAGCAGGAGAAGGACCTCGCCTCCGGCCTCCAGCAGGCCATGCTGCCGCGCACCATCCCCAGCGTGCCCGGTGCCGACGTCGCCGTGCGCTACCGCTCCGCGTCCCTCGGCCGGGACATCGGCGGCGACTGGTACGACCTGATCCCGCTGCCGGGCGGCCGGGTCGGCGCCGTCATCGGCGACGTCCAGGGCCACGACACCCACGCCGCCGCCGTGATGGGCCAGCTGCGCATCGTCCTGCGGGCCTACGCCGCCGAGGGACACACCCCGGCCACGGTGATGGCCCGCGCCTCGGTGTTCCTGCACGAGCTGGACACCGACCGCTTCGCGACCTGCCTGTACGCCGAGGCGGACCTCTCCACCGGCGTCGTGCAGGTGGTGCGGGCCGGTCATATCGACCCGCTGGTCCGCGAGCCCGGTGGCGCCTGCCGCCGGGTCTCCGTCGAGGGCGGGCTGCCGCTCGGCCTGTCCGCGGAGTTCGGGCAGCTCGAATACCCGGTCGGCACGATCGAGCTGGACTCCGACCACACCCTGCTGCTGTGCACCGACGGCCTGGTCGAACAGCCCGGTACCGACCTGGACGACGGCATGCAGACCCTCACCGCGCTCATCGCCACCGGCCCGAAGGACGTCCGTGATCTCGCGGACCGCCTGATCGACGTGGCCGAGGAACGCGGTGGCGACGACGACGTGGCCCTGCTCCTGCTGCGCCGCCGTGTCCTGGACGCCCCCCAGCCCGGCGGCCGGCTCCAGCAGCACGTCGCGCCCGGCGACCCGGAGGCCCTCACCGCGGCCCGGCACATGATCCGCGCCGCCGTGCGCGCCTGGGGCGCCGCCGACCGGGCGGACGAGATCGAGCTGGTCGCCGACGAACTCATCACCAACGCCCTGATGCACACCGAGGGCTCGGCCGTGGTGACCCTGCGGGTCCTGGCCGGCTCCGAACGCCGGCTGCGCGTCGAGGTCGAGGACTCCTCCAGCGCCCTGCCGCGCCGCCGCGAGGCGGGGGAGTCGGGTGTCTCGGGCCGCGGGCTGCTCCTCGTCGATCTGCTCACGGACGTGTGGGGCGTGGAGGCCCGGGGCGGCGGCAAGGCGGTGTGGTGCGAGTTCATCGTGCCGGAGCGGCCCTGA
- a CDS encoding SDR family NAD(P)-dependent oxidoreductase, producing the protein MSDFDGLKALVTGGASGIGRATAELLAARGARVAVLDLDPSSVDKPLLAFRADVTDDASVREAVAAAAAELGGLDVLINNAGIGAQGTVEDNDDAEWHRVYDVNVVGMVRMSRAALPHLRESSHATIVNTCSIAATAGLPQRALYSATKGAVYSLTLAMAADHVREGIRVNCVNPGTVDTPWVGRLLDSAADPAVERAALEARQPTGRLVSADEVAGAVAYLASPLSGATTGTSLAVDGGMQGLRLRPVGR; encoded by the coding sequence ATGAGCGACTTCGACGGTCTCAAGGCGCTGGTGACAGGAGGCGCCTCCGGCATCGGCCGGGCCACGGCCGAACTCCTCGCCGCACGCGGTGCCCGGGTCGCCGTCCTCGACCTGGATCCGTCCTCCGTCGACAAGCCCCTGCTCGCCTTCCGCGCCGACGTCACCGACGACGCCTCCGTACGCGAGGCCGTGGCGGCCGCCGCGGCCGAGCTCGGCGGTCTGGACGTGCTGATCAACAACGCCGGCATCGGCGCCCAGGGCACCGTCGAGGACAACGACGACGCCGAGTGGCACCGGGTCTACGACGTCAACGTCGTCGGCATGGTCCGGATGTCCCGGGCCGCGCTACCGCACCTGCGGGAGTCCTCGCACGCGACGATCGTCAACACCTGCTCCATCGCCGCCACGGCCGGGCTTCCGCAGCGGGCGCTGTACAGCGCGACCAAGGGCGCCGTGTACTCCCTCACCCTCGCCATGGCCGCCGACCACGTCCGTGAGGGCATCCGCGTCAACTGCGTCAACCCGGGCACGGTGGACACCCCCTGGGTCGGCCGCCTCCTCGACTCCGCAGCCGACCCGGCCGTCGAACGAGCCGCGCTGGAGGCCCGCCAGCCCACCGGGCGCCTGGTGTCGGCGGACGAGGTCGCCGGCGCCGTCGCCTACCTCGCGAGCCCGCTCTCCGGCGCCACCACCGGCACCTCCCTCGCCGTCGACGGCGGCATGCAGGGCCTGCGCCTGAGGCCGGTGGGCCGGTGA
- a CDS encoding aldo/keto reductase: protein MNRLGRTDVEVSPLSFGGAAIGNLYTEVGEEQAHEAVAAAWDAGIRHFDTAPHYGLGLSERRLGAALREYPREAYTISTKVGRRLEPVPDATGDDLANGFAVPADRRRVWDFGADGVRRTLDASLERLGLDRVDVVYLHDPDDHAEVAFREGYPALEKLRSEGVVGAIGAGMNQAGMLTRFVADTDVDVVLCAGRYTLLDQSALDDLLPVAVECHTSVVVGGAFNSGLLADPGPDSTYNYTQAPPELLDRALRMKSLADRHGITLRAAALAFCAAHPAVASVLVGARSADEVRDCAEQFATEVPMAFWQELLESGLLSDKEPR, encoded by the coding sequence GTGAACCGGCTCGGTCGCACCGACGTCGAGGTCAGCCCGCTGTCCTTCGGCGGGGCCGCCATCGGCAACCTGTACACCGAGGTCGGCGAGGAACAGGCGCACGAGGCCGTGGCCGCCGCCTGGGACGCGGGCATCCGCCACTTCGACACCGCCCCGCACTACGGCCTCGGCCTGTCCGAACGCCGCCTCGGCGCGGCCCTGCGGGAGTATCCGCGCGAGGCGTACACCATCTCGACCAAGGTCGGCCGCCGACTGGAACCGGTGCCGGACGCCACGGGCGACGACCTGGCCAACGGCTTCGCCGTACCCGCCGACCGGCGCCGCGTCTGGGACTTCGGCGCGGACGGCGTACGACGCACCCTCGACGCCAGTCTGGAACGGCTCGGCCTCGACCGTGTCGACGTGGTCTACCTCCACGACCCCGACGACCACGCCGAAGTGGCCTTCCGCGAGGGCTATCCGGCGCTGGAGAAGCTGCGCTCCGAGGGCGTGGTGGGCGCGATCGGCGCCGGGATGAACCAGGCCGGGATGCTGACCAGGTTCGTCGCCGACACGGACGTCGACGTGGTGCTGTGCGCCGGCCGCTACACGCTGCTCGACCAGAGCGCGCTCGACGATCTGCTGCCCGTGGCGGTCGAGTGCCACACCTCCGTCGTCGTCGGCGGAGCCTTCAACTCCGGCCTCCTGGCGGATCCGGGACCGGACTCGACGTACAACTACACGCAAGCCCCGCCGGAGTTGCTGGACCGCGCGCTGCGCATGAAGTCCCTCGCCGACCGCCACGGCATCACCCTGCGGGCCGCCGCCCTCGCGTTCTGCGCCGCGCACCCCGCCGTCGCGAGCGTGCTCGTGGGCGCCCGGTCGGCCGACGAGGTCCGGGACTGCGCCGAGCAGTTCGCGACGGAGGTGCCGATGGCGTTCTGGCAGGAACTGCTGGAGTCCGGCCTGCTGTCCGACAAGGAGCCGCGATGA